A single window of Intrasporangium calvum DSM 43043 DNA harbors:
- a CDS encoding redox-sensing transcriptional repressor Rex, which produces MSADPAVRREIPDATVARLPEYLRSLSRLAEQGVLSVSSEELAAAVGVRSAQLRKDLSHLGSYGVRGVGYEVDTLALEISRALGLTQDWPVAIVGMGNLGHALASYSGFVTKGFRIVALFDDEPGLRGEVVQGVAIQPFRELPARHALDPISIGVIATPAVAAQTVCDRLVEVGVRSILNFAPAVLSVPDDVDVRRVDLSTELQILAFHAQQKALGALEPVAAARGIDGRTPSEAVAT; this is translated from the coding sequence GTGTCGGCCGACCCAGCAGTGCGTCGCGAGATCCCCGACGCGACCGTCGCACGGCTTCCTGAGTACCTCCGTTCCCTCTCTCGGCTCGCAGAGCAGGGTGTCCTGTCGGTCTCCTCCGAGGAGCTGGCGGCGGCGGTGGGGGTGCGTTCGGCCCAGCTGCGCAAGGACCTCAGCCACCTCGGGTCGTACGGCGTGCGGGGCGTCGGCTACGAGGTGGACACGCTCGCTCTCGAGATCTCCCGGGCCCTGGGGCTCACCCAGGACTGGCCCGTCGCGATCGTCGGGATGGGCAACCTCGGCCACGCGCTCGCGTCCTACTCCGGCTTCGTGACCAAGGGGTTCCGCATCGTGGCGCTCTTCGACGACGAGCCCGGTCTGCGGGGCGAGGTGGTCCAGGGCGTGGCCATCCAGCCCTTCCGCGAGCTGCCCGCGCGCCATGCCCTCGACCCGATCTCGATCGGGGTCATCGCCACCCCCGCCGTCGCGGCTCAGACGGTCTGTGACCGTCTGGTCGAGGTGGGCGTGCGCTCCATCCTCAACTTCGCACCCGCCGTGCTGTCGGTGCCCGACGACGTCGACGTCCGTCGCGTCGACCTGTCCACCGAGCTGCAGATCCTCGCCTTCCACGCCCAGCAGAAGGCGCTCGGTGCGCTGGAGCCGGTCGCGGCGGCGCGAGGGATCGACGGTCGGACTCCTTCGGAAGCGGTGGCGACATGA
- a CDS encoding glutaredoxin family protein, whose amino-acid sequence MVDMPAPEPRVTLVGRAGCHLCDEAKLVIERVTAELGVAWAERSIDDDADLRARYADQIPVTLVDGRRHDFWRVDEDRLRAALGAPPR is encoded by the coding sequence ATGGTCGACATGCCTGCACCCGAGCCCCGCGTCACCCTGGTCGGCCGAGCCGGCTGCCACCTGTGCGACGAGGCCAAGCTCGTCATCGAGCGGGTGACGGCCGAGCTCGGGGTCGCGTGGGCGGAGCGCTCTATCGACGACGACGCCGACCTGCGCGCCAGATACGCCGACCAGATCCCGGTGACCCTCGTCGACGGCCGGCGCCACGACTTCTGGCGGGTTGACGAGGACCGGCTGCGGGCCGCCCTCGGGGCCCCGCCCCGCTGA
- the aspS gene encoding aspartate--tRNA(Asn) ligase, producing the protein MSTTPHPSTGAVSRVLARDLAALPDGSPAVLAGWVHRRRSLASVTFVIVRDRSGLAQVVVKDSDVLVGLANVPEETVVEVSGRVVHNPAAPGGAELVDPTIVPLTEPAAPPPVELWRPTFGAGLPTHLDHAAVTLRHPRHRAAWEVASASMRGFRSALTGLDFTEIATPKLVGTATESGANVFEVDYFGRPAYLAQSPQLYKQMLVGVFERVFEVGPVFRAEPHDTVRHLAQYTSLDAELGFIRDHRDVLAVLRAALAGMVEAVGTYAAEAASLLSLHLPQVPAKLPVIHFRDALALVGADPAEPDLSPAHERALSAWACTVHDSEFLAVEGFPMAKRPFYTAPEGYGRAGGAGSEPAPGQASNSFDVLFRGLELTTGGQRLHRPSDYRAALERAGQDPAPLAGYLAAFDHGMPPHGGFAIGLERWVARLNGAENVREVALFPRDLHRLLP; encoded by the coding sequence ATGTCGACCACACCACACCCATCCACCGGCGCCGTTTCACGGGTGCTCGCCCGTGACCTCGCGGCGCTTCCGGACGGCTCGCCGGCCGTGCTGGCCGGCTGGGTCCACCGGCGTCGCTCGCTGGCCAGCGTCACCTTCGTCATCGTCAGGGACCGGTCCGGGCTGGCCCAGGTCGTCGTCAAGGACTCCGACGTCCTGGTGGGGCTCGCGAACGTTCCGGAGGAGACCGTCGTCGAGGTGAGCGGCCGGGTGGTGCACAACCCGGCCGCGCCGGGCGGGGCCGAGCTGGTCGACCCGACCATCGTGCCGCTCACCGAGCCTGCGGCCCCTCCGCCGGTGGAGCTGTGGCGGCCGACCTTCGGCGCTGGACTGCCGACGCATCTGGACCATGCGGCAGTGACCCTCCGGCACCCCCGACATCGGGCGGCGTGGGAGGTCGCGAGCGCGTCGATGCGCGGGTTCCGGTCCGCCCTCACCGGGCTGGACTTCACCGAGATCGCCACTCCGAAGCTCGTGGGCACGGCGACCGAGTCAGGTGCGAACGTCTTCGAGGTCGACTACTTCGGGCGTCCCGCGTATCTCGCGCAGTCACCGCAGCTGTACAAGCAGATGCTGGTCGGGGTGTTCGAGCGGGTCTTCGAGGTGGGGCCGGTCTTTCGTGCGGAGCCGCACGACACGGTTCGTCACCTGGCGCAGTACACGTCCCTGGACGCGGAGCTCGGGTTCATCCGCGACCACCGCGACGTGCTGGCCGTGCTGCGGGCTGCCCTCGCCGGGATGGTGGAGGCAGTCGGGACGTATGCCGCTGAGGCCGCTTCGCTCCTTTCGCTCCACCTCCCCCAGGTGCCGGCGAAGCTCCCCGTGATCCACTTCAGGGACGCACTCGCCCTGGTGGGTGCGGACCCTGCAGAACCAGACCTCAGCCCGGCGCACGAGCGGGCGCTGAGTGCGTGGGCCTGCACTGTCCACGACTCGGAGTTTCTTGCAGTGGAGGGGTTTCCGATGGCGAAGCGTCCGTTCTACACAGCCCCGGAGGGGTACGGGCGGGCTGGAGGCGCCGGGTCCGAACCGGCGCCAGGTCAGGCGTCGAACAGCTTCGACGTGCTCTTCCGGGGCCTCGAGCTGACGACCGGCGGTCAGCGGCTCCACCGTCCGAGCGACTACCGGGCTGCGCTCGAGCGGGCGGGACAGGACCCGGCTCCGCTGGCCGGGTACCTCGCCGCCTTCGACCATGGCATGCCGCCGCACGGCGGGTTCGCGATCGGCCTGGAGCGGTGGGTGGCTCGGCTCAACGGTGCCGAGAACGTCCGTGAGGTCGCCCTCTTTCCCCGGGACCTGCACCGGCTGCTGCCCTGA
- a CDS encoding Vms1/Ankzf1 family peptidyl-tRNA hydrolase encodes MQLDWLKPLADLEGPFACATLDASNLDPTSRSHRLASWGSARRELERAGADEATLAVLEDALTGDANGVGERTHVVCASNGDLVLDIGLEGRPRREGASFGPVPRLMDVVRGLDGRETYAVVKLDREGADIEVIDPTGALVAATDVTGEHDELRKVAAGGASQRRFQARAEDSWRHNATQVAAELDRLVRRVRPGVVFLEGEEHTTSYLVEQAPGDLADRIVRLETGGRAAGTSAAAEATARDRELARLRAGRDALLVERFGDATGAGAAVEGWDAVQAALGKAQIAQVLLHPDVWDRDRPEAGAGADHDLDALLWSLAAVGAELSLVAQPFEATDGIGGILRWSDPSTTSA; translated from the coding sequence ATGCAGCTCGACTGGCTCAAACCGCTGGCGGACCTCGAGGGGCCGTTCGCCTGCGCGACCCTCGACGCGAGCAACCTCGACCCGACGAGCCGGAGTCATCGGCTCGCCTCGTGGGGCTCGGCTCGCCGAGAGCTCGAACGGGCGGGTGCGGACGAGGCCACCCTGGCGGTCCTCGAGGACGCGTTGACCGGCGACGCGAACGGCGTGGGTGAGCGGACCCACGTCGTCTGCGCCAGCAACGGCGACCTCGTCCTCGACATCGGCCTCGAGGGACGACCGCGACGGGAGGGGGCGTCGTTCGGTCCCGTGCCGAGGCTCATGGACGTCGTCCGGGGCCTCGACGGGAGGGAGACGTACGCCGTGGTGAAGCTGGACCGCGAAGGCGCGGACATCGAGGTGATCGACCCGACGGGCGCGCTGGTCGCGGCGACCGACGTGACGGGCGAGCACGACGAGCTCCGCAAGGTGGCGGCCGGCGGCGCGTCACAGCGCCGGTTCCAGGCTCGGGCCGAGGACTCGTGGAGACACAACGCGACACAGGTCGCGGCGGAGCTGGACCGGCTGGTCCGGAGGGTCCGGCCCGGGGTGGTCTTCCTCGAGGGCGAGGAGCACACGACCTCCTACCTCGTGGAACAGGCCCCCGGGGACCTCGCCGACCGCATCGTCCGGCTCGAGACCGGCGGCCGGGCCGCAGGCACGTCGGCGGCCGCCGAGGCCACGGCGCGGGACCGTGAGCTGGCCCGGCTCCGCGCCGGACGGGACGCGCTGCTCGTCGAGCGGTTCGGCGACGCCACCGGCGCCGGGGCTGCTGTCGAGGGCTGGGACGCCGTGCAGGCGGCGCTGGGGAAGGCCCAGATCGCCCAGGTGCTGCTCCACCCGGACGTCTGGGACCGTGACCGCCCCGAGGCGGGTGCGGGCGCGGACCACGACCTGGACGCGCTGCTCTGGTCCCTCGCCGCGGTCGGTGCGGAGCTCAGCCTGGTCGCGCAGCCCTTCGAGGCCACGGACGGGATCGGGGGCATCCTGCGCTGGAGCGACCCGTCGACGACGTCGGCCTAG
- a CDS encoding 1-acyl-sn-glycerol-3-phosphate acyltransferase, protein MTAHDDEATPRRRRAGSDPTDARAARSAAGPSARRAETNRAAQRADAKKPSTTKPSTTKPSTTATGPGPDVVRPVPAARTAFAAGAARASGERRRRSGTPLLPGAEPVEVTVARRDATAARPEAAGGGAAAPTSSAADATTGGPARKRPPRQAIRERREQRARERALRPVPSLPTPDEDLALPAEPAQRHTEESAKPATETAGVVGGLQATAERIVGAVLEAAEFSSEARPGPAELVELAVNLLRSAAAAAGVPAEEVERHVAETLAYVRRRLTGDYEVDEFGFDEDYTTHIHLPLLRPLYKSWFRVEVKGIENIPATGGALVVANHSGTVAMDSLMTQVAVYDEHPNRRHLRMLGADLVFQTPFVGPMARRSGSTLAANTDAERLLSSGHLVGVWPEGFKGVGKPFSERYKLQRFGRGGFVAAALRAGVPIVPCSIIGAEEIYPMIGNMPTVARLLGLPYVPITPTFPWLGPLGAIPLPSKWLIEFGPPIETTTLGPDAADDPMLVFDLTDQVRETIQQTLYSLLMQRRSVFT, encoded by the coding sequence GTGACAGCGCACGACGACGAGGCCACGCCCCGCCGAAGGCGCGCCGGCTCGGACCCGACGGACGCCCGCGCCGCCCGGAGCGCTGCAGGGCCGTCTGCCCGGCGAGCCGAGACCAACCGAGCCGCGCAGCGGGCCGACGCCAAGAAGCCGAGCACCACGAAGCCGAGCACCACGAAGCCGAGCACCACGGCGACCGGACCGGGCCCCGATGTCGTGCGGCCGGTCCCGGCGGCCCGGACCGCCTTCGCCGCCGGCGCCGCGCGGGCGTCCGGCGAGCGTCGCCGCCGCTCCGGCACCCCGTTGCTCCCCGGTGCGGAACCGGTCGAGGTGACGGTTGCACGACGGGACGCGACCGCGGCTCGCCCGGAGGCCGCGGGTGGCGGCGCCGCGGCCCCCACCTCCTCGGCGGCGGACGCGACGACTGGTGGGCCGGCGCGGAAGCGCCCGCCACGCCAGGCGATCCGCGAGCGGCGAGAGCAGCGGGCCCGCGAGCGCGCGCTGCGCCCGGTCCCGTCGTTGCCGACACCCGACGAGGACCTCGCGCTGCCCGCGGAGCCGGCCCAGCGGCATACGGAGGAATCGGCGAAGCCGGCCACGGAGACCGCTGGGGTGGTCGGGGGACTCCAGGCCACGGCTGAGCGGATCGTCGGGGCGGTCCTCGAGGCGGCGGAGTTCTCGTCCGAGGCGCGGCCCGGCCCGGCAGAGCTCGTCGAGCTGGCCGTCAACCTCCTGCGCTCGGCAGCCGCCGCCGCGGGTGTGCCCGCGGAGGAGGTCGAGCGGCACGTGGCTGAGACGCTCGCCTACGTGCGCCGGCGGCTCACGGGTGACTACGAGGTCGACGAGTTCGGCTTCGACGAGGACTACACGACGCACATCCACCTGCCCCTGCTCCGCCCGCTGTACAAGTCGTGGTTCCGGGTCGAGGTGAAGGGCATCGAGAACATCCCCGCCACAGGGGGAGCGCTCGTCGTGGCGAACCATTCCGGCACGGTGGCGATGGACTCGCTGATGACGCAGGTCGCGGTCTACGACGAGCACCCGAACCGCCGTCACCTTCGGATGCTCGGGGCCGACCTGGTCTTCCAGACGCCGTTCGTCGGGCCGATGGCGCGCCGCTCCGGCTCGACGCTGGCGGCCAACACCGACGCAGAGCGACTCCTCTCGAGCGGCCACCTCGTCGGGGTGTGGCCGGAGGGCTTCAAGGGGGTGGGCAAGCCGTTCAGCGAGAGGTACAAGCTCCAGCGGTTCGGCCGAGGGGGCTTCGTCGCCGCAGCCCTGCGTGCGGGTGTGCCGATCGTGCCGTGCTCGATCATCGGAGCGGAGGAGATCTACCCGATGATCGGCAACATGCCGACGGTCGCCCGGCTCCTCGGCCTCCCCTACGTGCCGATCACCCCGACCTTCCCGTGGCTCGGACCGCTGGGGGCGATCCCGCTCCCGAGCAAGTGGCTCATCGAGTTCGGCCCACCGATCGAGACGACGACTCTCGGGCCGGACGCCGCGGACGACCCGATGCTCGTCTTCGACCTCACCGACCAGGTCCGCGAGACGATCCAGCAGACGCTGTACAGCCTGCTCATGCAGCGGCGGTCGGTCTTCACCTGA
- a CDS encoding acetoin utilization protein AcuC translates to MPSQARVVWDPSFTKYNFGPTHPMAPIRLDLTARLCEAMGVFDAPGVDVCGAEPASDELLETIHEPEYVAAVKAASADPYDADPSRGIGTDDDPAFEGMHESSARIVTGTVDSVRAVWEGEASHAVNFTGGLHHAMPDRASGFCIYNDIAVGIRWLLDHGAERVAYVDVDVHHGDGVERIFWDDPRVLTISLHESGRALFPGTGWPTDIGGPNAEGSAVNVSLPPGLSDAGWLRAIHATAMPIVRSFRPEMLITQHGCDTHAEDPLAHFAMTVDAQRSAADSLHRLSHEVCGGKWVALGGGGYEVVGVVPRAWTHLTAIAAHQPIPASTPVPEVWREHVERVTGRPAPRRMGDLTTQDGPLWWRSWDLGYDPGSDVDRAIMATRSAVFPHHGLDVHFD, encoded by the coding sequence ATGCCAAGCCAGGCCCGTGTCGTTTGGGACCCCTCGTTCACGAAGTACAACTTCGGTCCGACTCACCCCATGGCTCCCATCCGCCTGGACCTGACGGCCCGCCTCTGCGAGGCCATGGGCGTGTTCGACGCCCCGGGCGTCGACGTCTGTGGCGCCGAGCCCGCCAGCGACGAGCTCCTCGAGACCATCCATGAGCCCGAGTATGTCGCCGCGGTCAAGGCAGCCTCGGCGGACCCCTACGACGCCGACCCCAGCCGTGGCATCGGCACCGACGACGACCCCGCCTTCGAGGGGATGCACGAGTCGAGTGCGCGGATCGTGACCGGCACCGTCGACTCGGTCCGGGCCGTGTGGGAGGGGGAGGCGAGCCACGCCGTCAACTTCACCGGAGGTCTGCACCACGCCATGCCCGACCGCGCCAGCGGTTTCTGCATCTACAACGACATCGCGGTCGGCATCCGGTGGCTCCTGGACCACGGCGCGGAGCGGGTCGCTTACGTCGACGTCGACGTCCACCACGGGGACGGCGTCGAGCGGATCTTCTGGGATGACCCGAGGGTCCTGACGATCTCGCTGCACGAGAGCGGGCGGGCGCTGTTCCCGGGCACGGGCTGGCCGACGGACATCGGCGGCCCGAACGCCGAGGGTTCGGCCGTGAACGTCTCACTGCCTCCGGGTCTCTCCGACGCGGGCTGGCTCCGGGCCATCCACGCCACCGCGATGCCCATCGTCCGCTCCTTCCGGCCCGAGATGCTCATCACGCAGCACGGCTGTGACACGCATGCCGAGGACCCGTTGGCGCACTTCGCGATGACGGTTGACGCCCAGCGGTCGGCGGCCGACTCGCTCCACCGGCTGTCACACGAGGTGTGCGGCGGAAAGTGGGTCGCCCTGGGCGGGGGTGGCTACGAGGTCGTCGGCGTCGTCCCACGCGCATGGACCCACCTCACGGCGATCGCTGCGCACCAGCCGATCCCGGCGAGCACCCCGGTTCCAGAGGTGTGGCGTGAGCACGTCGAACGGGTGACGGGTCGGCCGGCCCCCCGGCGCATGGGTGACCTGACGACGCAGGACGGCCCGCTGTGGTGGCGGTCGTGGGATCTCGGGTACGACCCGGGGAGCGACGTGGACCGGGCCATCATGGCGACGCGGTCGGCGGTATTCCCGCACCACGGGCTCGACGTCCACTTCGACTGA
- a CDS encoding helix-turn-helix domain-containing protein produces the protein MSNERQLAEVRFLTVAEVASIMRVSKMTVYRLVHGGELPAVRVGRSFRVPEDAVHKYLQTSYIDTA, from the coding sequence ATGTCGAATGAGCGCCAGCTCGCCGAGGTCCGGTTCCTGACCGTGGCCGAGGTCGCCTCGATCATGCGTGTGTCGAAGATGACGGTGTATCGACTGGTCCATGGCGGCGAGCTGCCGGCTGTCCGGGTCGGGCGCTCCTTCCGGGTTCCGGAGGACGCCGTGCACAAGTACCTGCAGACGTCATACATCGACACCGCGTGA
- a CDS encoding glutamyl-tRNA reductase codes for MSLLVIGLSHHTAPLSVLEGLAESPDRAARIATAVLSSATASEVVVVSTCNRLEVYAEVPAFHPAVAAIGEALATAAGTRPEGLPCGRVVHPTDPADELAVRAEGIAEHLYVRYDDGAVAHTFTVACGLDSMAVGEAQILGQMRDALAAAQQTGRAGESLNALFQHALRVGKRAHSETDIDQHSLSLVQMGLEEAAKVLGDLSGIRAAIVGAGAMSGLAVATASRSGISDLTVVNRTPSRAERLADSVGGTARPWAELEDVVAASDLVITCTGAVGHVVSEDLLARCVTARGGRPQVLIDLALPRDVAPTGTWADPLPSVRVIDLEELGVLLSGRADLQQVDRVGALVTAEVADYLTRRLEKKVAPTVAALRSRAASVVTSELDRLHQRVPDLDEATRAEVGRAVHRIVEKLLHTPTARIKEFAVDANGPDYAAALRELFDLEPKDVANVSSPPMRGVS; via the coding sequence ATGAGCCTCCTGGTCATCGGGCTGTCCCACCACACGGCACCCCTGTCCGTGCTCGAGGGGCTGGCCGAGTCCCCCGACCGGGCGGCCCGGATCGCCACTGCGGTGCTCTCCTCGGCCACGGCCTCCGAGGTCGTCGTCGTCTCGACGTGCAACCGGCTCGAGGTCTACGCCGAGGTGCCCGCCTTCCACCCCGCGGTCGCGGCCATCGGTGAGGCCCTGGCCACCGCGGCCGGGACCCGGCCCGAGGGCCTGCCCTGTGGCCGGGTCGTGCATCCGACGGACCCGGCCGACGAGCTGGCCGTGCGGGCCGAGGGCATCGCCGAGCACCTCTACGTCCGTTACGACGACGGAGCGGTCGCGCACACCTTCACCGTCGCGTGCGGGCTCGACTCCATGGCCGTCGGCGAGGCGCAGATCCTCGGCCAGATGCGCGACGCCCTGGCCGCGGCCCAGCAGACCGGGCGGGCCGGTGAGTCGCTCAACGCGCTCTTCCAGCACGCGCTGCGGGTCGGCAAGCGGGCGCACTCCGAGACGGACATCGACCAGCACTCGCTGTCCCTGGTGCAGATGGGCCTCGAGGAGGCCGCGAAGGTCCTCGGCGACCTGTCGGGCATCCGCGCCGCCATCGTCGGCGCCGGCGCGATGAGCGGTCTCGCGGTCGCCACCGCCTCGCGGTCCGGCATCAGCGACCTCACCGTCGTCAACCGGACCCCCTCACGCGCAGAGCGCCTCGCCGACTCGGTCGGCGGGACCGCTCGCCCCTGGGCCGAGCTCGAGGACGTCGTCGCGGCGAGCGACCTCGTGATCACCTGCACCGGCGCGGTGGGACACGTGGTCAGCGAGGACCTGTTGGCGCGGTGCGTCACGGCTCGTGGGGGCCGTCCCCAGGTCCTCATCGACCTGGCCCTCCCGCGGGACGTCGCGCCGACGGGCACCTGGGCCGACCCGCTCCCGAGCGTCCGGGTCATCGACCTCGAGGAGCTCGGCGTCCTCCTCTCCGGCCGCGCCGACCTCCAGCAGGTCGACCGCGTCGGCGCGCTCGTCACCGCCGAGGTCGCCGACTACCTGACCCGCCGGCTGGAGAAGAAGGTCGCGCCGACCGTCGCCGCCCTCCGCTCCCGGGCTGCGTCCGTCGTCACGAGCGAGCTCGACCGGCTCCACCAGCGCGTGCCCGACCTCGACGAGGCGACCCGGGCCGAGGTCGGACGGGCGGTGCACCGCATCGTCGAGAAGCTGCTCCACACGCCGACCGCCCGGATCAAGGAGTTCGCCGTGGACGCCAACGGCCCCGACTACGCAGCGGCGCTGCGTGAGCTGTTCGATCTCGAGCCCAAGGATGTGGCCAACGTGTCCTCCCCACCCATGCGAGGAGTCTCATGA
- a CDS encoding RNA polymerase sigma factor, whose translation MHGPLTAQPRRPSAAAAGRPAALLAAPGPMPAHGPVLAAMAVPSWRGALDALWAAVDGSGSGGAPLGAGWSGAPRAAPVAGSSSVPGQRGVGSQGRTARDEAAQARIEALVRLAQDGDREAFAQLYDAYVDTVFRYVLVRVGNRPLAEDLTSETFIRAMRRIDSFTWQGRDIAAWFVTIARNLIADHVKSARFRFEVTTADMRDADEQVDAPEAEVLARLRDERLVTAIRQLSPEQAECITLRFLQGLSLAETAAVLGKSEGAIKQLQLRATRALRASLEGVEL comes from the coding sequence ATGCACGGCCCCTTGACGGCGCAGCCACGCCGTCCGAGCGCAGCGGCCGCCGGGCGTCCGGCGGCGCTGCTCGCTGCGCCCGGACCCATGCCCGCCCACGGCCCCGTGCTTGCCGCGATGGCGGTGCCGTCGTGGCGCGGCGCCCTCGACGCCCTCTGGGCTGCCGTCGACGGCAGCGGGTCGGGGGGTGCGCCGCTCGGCGCCGGATGGAGCGGTGCCCCCCGGGCCGCGCCGGTCGCCGGGTCCAGTTCGGTCCCGGGTCAGCGGGGCGTCGGCAGCCAGGGGCGCACCGCCCGCGACGAGGCGGCCCAGGCCCGGATCGAGGCGCTCGTCCGCCTCGCACAGGACGGCGACCGGGAGGCCTTCGCCCAGCTCTACGACGCCTACGTCGACACCGTCTTCCGTTACGTCCTCGTCCGCGTCGGCAACCGCCCCCTTGCGGAGGACCTCACGTCCGAGACCTTCATCCGGGCGATGCGACGGATCGACAGCTTCACCTGGCAGGGGCGCGACATCGCCGCCTGGTTCGTCACGATCGCCCGCAACCTCATCGCCGACCACGTCAAGTCCGCCCGGTTCCGCTTCGAGGTGACCACGGCGGACATGCGCGACGCGGACGAGCAGGTCGACGCACCGGAGGCCGAGGTGCTGGCCCGGCTGCGCGACGAGCGGCTCGTCACCGCCATCCGACAGCTGAGTCCCGAGCAGGCCGAGTGCATCACCCTGCGGTTCCTCCAGGGCCTCAGCCTCGCCGAGACCGCGGCGGTGCTCGGCAAGTCCGAGGGAGCCATCAAGCAGCTGCAGCTGCGGGCCACGAGAGCCCTGCGCGCGTCCCTGGAGGGAGTCGAGCTGTGA
- a CDS encoding DUF4383 domain-containing protein: protein MTSTSGEGRRRPVGAHRAVEARTPVQRVALAVAVVFVVVGVLGFVPGLTTSYDALALAGPESEALLLGLFQVSILHNVVHLLFGVVGWALSRTAPGARAFLVGGGIVYLVLTVYGWLVDRDSAANFVPLNAADDWLHLALGVGLTALGLLLPPHRRRSTVRGATNTPRG, encoded by the coding sequence ATGACCAGCACGTCAGGCGAGGGGCGGCGGCGCCCCGTCGGAGCCCATCGGGCGGTCGAGGCCCGGACGCCCGTGCAGAGGGTCGCGCTGGCCGTGGCCGTCGTCTTCGTCGTCGTGGGGGTGCTCGGCTTCGTCCCCGGCCTCACGACCAGCTACGACGCCCTTGCCCTGGCCGGGCCCGAGTCCGAGGCCCTGCTGCTCGGCCTCTTCCAGGTGTCCATCCTGCACAACGTCGTCCATCTCCTCTTCGGCGTCGTCGGCTGGGCCCTGTCCCGGACGGCGCCGGGTGCCCGAGCCTTCCTCGTCGGCGGCGGCATCGTCTACCTCGTCCTGACCGTGTACGGCTGGCTCGTCGACCGGGACTCCGCGGCGAACTTCGTCCCGCTCAACGCCGCCGACGACTGGCTCCACCTGGCCCTCGGTGTCGGCCTGACCGCCCTCGGGCTGCTCCTGCCGCCGCACCGGCGCCGCAGCACGGTCCGAGGCGCCACGAACACCCCCCGGGGTTGA
- a CDS encoding 30S ribosomal protein bS22: MGSVIKKRRKRMAKKKHRKLLRKTRHQRRNKK; encoded by the coding sequence ATGGGCTCTGTCATCAAGAAGCGCCGGAAGCGGATGGCGAAGAAGAAGCACCGCAAGCTTCTGCGCAAGACGCGTCACCAGCGTCGTAACAAGAAGTGA
- a CDS encoding NAD-dependent epimerase/dehydratase family protein — protein MAKVALVTGVSRYLGGLYARRLSAEPGIERILGVDVVPPRHSIGRAEFVRADIRNPMIGRIMNQAQVDTVVHMNVIATPKDTGGRVAQKEINVIGTMQLLAACQKASTVERLVVKSSAAVYGSSPRDPAMFAEDMNAKSTPRTGFGKDSIEVEGYVRGFSRRRPDVEITMLRLANVVGPQIRTAVTDYFGLALIPVPLGYDARMQFLHEDDAVAALVTATTGPSVGIVNVAGEGFLTLLQCLAIVRRPVLPVPLMTAGVIGNIVKRSGLADFSPDQVAFLAFGRGLDTTRMHKVLSFEPRYTTRAAFESFARGLRPVVPGVEEVGDAVSGAVSGAVSGAESGAAAVARVFERLYP, from the coding sequence ATGGCAAAGGTCGCGCTCGTCACCGGGGTGTCCCGGTACCTCGGGGGGCTGTACGCGCGCCGACTCAGCGCCGAGCCCGGGATCGAGCGGATTCTCGGCGTCGACGTCGTCCCCCCCAGGCACTCGATCGGTCGAGCCGAGTTCGTCCGCGCTGACATCCGCAACCCGATGATCGGGCGGATCATGAACCAGGCGCAGGTCGACACGGTCGTCCACATGAACGTCATCGCCACCCCGAAGGACACGGGCGGCCGGGTGGCCCAGAAGGAGATCAACGTCATCGGGACGATGCAGCTGCTCGCTGCGTGTCAGAAGGCGTCGACCGTCGAGCGCCTCGTCGTCAAGTCGTCCGCCGCCGTCTACGGCTCCTCCCCCCGCGATCCGGCCATGTTCGCCGAGGACATGAACGCCAAGTCGACGCCGCGGACTGGCTTCGGGAAGGACTCGATCGAGGTGGAGGGATACGTCCGCGGGTTCTCCAGGCGGCGTCCTGACGTCGAGATCACGATGCTCCGCCTGGCCAACGTGGTCGGACCGCAGATCCGTACGGCCGTCACCGACTACTTCGGTCTCGCGTTGATCCCGGTGCCCCTGGGCTACGACGCCCGGATGCAGTTCCTCCACGAGGACGACGCGGTGGCGGCCCTCGTCACGGCGACGACGGGACCGTCCGTGGGCATCGTCAACGTCGCCGGGGAGGGGTTCCTGACCCTGCTGCAGTGCCTGGCCATCGTGCGGAGGCCGGTCCTGCCGGTCCCCCTGATGACGGCCGGGGTCATCGGCAACATCGTCAAACGCAGCGGGCTGGCGGACTTCTCGCCCGACCAGGTGGCCTTCCTCGCCTTCGGTCGGGGGCTGGACACGACTCGCATGCACAAGGTCCTGTCCTTCGAGCCGCGCTACACGACTCGAGCGGCGTTCGAGAGTTTCGCCCGCGGCCTCCGTCCCGTCGTCCCGGGCGTCGAAGAGGTCGGGGACGCGGTCAGCGGGGCGGTCAGTGGCGCGGTGAGTGGTGCCGAGAGCGGCGCCGCGGCGGTGGCTCGGGTCTTCGAGAGGCTCTACCCGTGA